From a single Candidatus Tumulicola sp. genomic region:
- the mqnC gene encoding cyclic dehypoxanthinyl futalosine synthase: protein MPDVRALLARAAAGERLSLDEGIAVYRDASLHELGAAAHRRRTLLYPGPEVSYVIDTTINYTNICDVHCSFCAFFRPEGHAEGYTMTHEQVLARVKYAADQGATQIMIQGGVNPELPISYYVELFQKVRSQFPDVDIHSLSTSEICGIAKREQMSVEDVLKTLRAAGLKSLPGAGAEILVERVRKRISARKIDDDRWIEVMRIAQGLGMPTTATMMFGSVETLEERIQHLDLIRRLQDETNGFTAFIPWYYVPYKTPLKGKEATGIDYLRVLGISRLYLDNFPHLQSSWLTPGMKLGQLGLMFGCDDMGGTILEEKVVTLAGSTNTASRADIERTIRQAGYIPVVRDTYFNKRDYPLATTA from the coding sequence ATGCCTGACGTCAGGGCGCTGCTCGCCCGCGCCGCCGCCGGTGAGCGGCTCTCCCTCGACGAGGGGATCGCCGTGTATCGCGACGCATCGCTGCATGAGCTTGGAGCCGCGGCTCACCGCAGGCGGACGCTGCTGTATCCCGGCCCCGAAGTCTCCTACGTCATCGACACGACCATCAACTACACCAACATCTGCGACGTGCACTGCAGCTTTTGCGCGTTTTTCCGGCCCGAAGGCCACGCCGAGGGGTATACGATGACGCACGAGCAAGTGCTCGCCCGCGTCAAGTACGCTGCGGATCAAGGCGCGACCCAGATCATGATCCAAGGCGGGGTCAACCCCGAGCTGCCGATCTCGTATTACGTCGAGCTATTCCAAAAAGTGCGCTCGCAGTTCCCCGACGTCGACATCCACTCGCTGTCCACCAGCGAGATCTGCGGTATCGCCAAGCGCGAGCAGATGAGCGTCGAGGACGTGCTGAAGACGCTGCGCGCCGCCGGCCTGAAGTCGCTGCCTGGGGCGGGCGCCGAGATCTTGGTGGAACGCGTGCGCAAGCGCATCTCAGCCCGCAAGATCGACGACGACCGTTGGATCGAGGTCATGCGCATCGCCCAAGGCCTCGGCATGCCGACGACCGCAACGATGATGTTCGGGTCGGTCGAGACGCTCGAGGAGCGCATCCAGCACCTCGACTTGATACGCCGGCTGCAAGACGAGACCAACGGCTTCACCGCATTCATCCCATGGTATTACGTTCCGTACAAGACGCCGCTGAAAGGCAAGGAAGCCACCGGCATCGACTACTTGCGCGTGCTCGGCATCAGCCGGCTCTATCTCGACAATTTCCCGCACTTGCAGTCGTCGTGGTTGACGCCGGGGATGAAACTCGGACAACTCGGTTTGATGTTCGGATGCGACGACATGGGCGGCACGATCTTGGAAGAAAAAGTGGTGACGCTTGCCGGCAGCACCAACACCGCAAGCCGGGCCGACATCGAGCGGACGATCCGTCAGGCCGGCTACATCCCAGTCGTCCGCGACACGTATTTCAACAAGCGCGACTACCCGCTCGCCACAACCGCTTAA
- the rimO gene encoding 30S ribosomal protein S12 methylthiotransferase RimO → MPTAPAKPRQVFLASLGCAKNLIDSEIMLGRLSSEGWAITTDSRSADAIVVNTCAFIDPAKAESTDTILEYAAAKQPGQKLVVAGCLAQRYGAQLRELVPEIDAIVGTGAFPKLPEIMREVDAGERPFHLEDRDAYTDRLGFLPRVVTTPRATAYLKISEGCNHACAFCIIPTLRGLGKSRTIPSLVEEARALVEQGTKELILIAQDTSDYGRDIGLRDGLARLIEALEAIEGLRWVRILYLYPTSISDALIEAMRASDKVLPYVDMPLQHAHPAVLRAMHRPPQPERYLELFAKLREALPGATLRSTFILGFPGETTEHFHYLLTFLERARLDRVGFFTYSREEGTAAYAASAQAPEKVKKARQAVAREVQRSISNAVNTARRGEHSSVLIEGKRLLAPSALIRQALNSRVASVGRSMREAPEVDGLVYVAGEHEIGQFVDVELAGHTDFDRYAHPLGTNLTEGT, encoded by the coding sequence ATGCCGACCGCCCCGGCGAAGCCCCGCCAGGTCTTCCTGGCCAGCCTCGGCTGCGCCAAGAACTTGATCGATAGCGAGATCATGCTCGGCCGATTGAGCAGCGAAGGCTGGGCGATCACGACCGACTCGCGAAGCGCCGATGCGATCGTCGTGAACACGTGCGCCTTCATCGACCCGGCGAAGGCCGAATCCACCGATACCATCCTGGAATACGCGGCCGCCAAACAGCCCGGGCAAAAGCTCGTGGTGGCAGGTTGCCTCGCACAGCGTTACGGCGCGCAGCTTCGCGAACTCGTGCCCGAGATCGACGCGATCGTCGGCACCGGCGCATTCCCCAAGCTGCCTGAGATCATGCGTGAAGTCGACGCCGGCGAGCGGCCGTTCCACCTCGAGGATCGAGACGCGTACACCGACCGATTGGGTTTCCTGCCGCGCGTCGTCACGACGCCCCGCGCGACCGCGTACCTCAAGATCTCAGAAGGCTGCAACCATGCCTGCGCGTTTTGCATCATCCCAACGCTGCGCGGGCTGGGCAAAAGCCGCACGATTCCGTCGCTCGTCGAAGAGGCGCGCGCGCTCGTCGAGCAGGGGACGAAAGAGCTCATCCTCATCGCGCAAGACACATCCGATTACGGGCGTGACATCGGTCTGCGCGACGGCCTCGCGCGGCTCATCGAGGCGCTCGAGGCGATCGAGGGGCTGCGTTGGGTGCGCATCCTGTACCTGTATCCGACGTCGATCAGCGACGCGCTCATCGAAGCGATGCGCGCCTCGGACAAAGTGCTCCCATACGTGGACATGCCGCTGCAGCACGCGCACCCGGCCGTGCTGCGGGCGATGCACAGGCCGCCGCAACCGGAGCGCTATCTCGAACTTTTCGCCAAACTGCGCGAGGCACTGCCGGGCGCCACGCTGCGCAGCACTTTCATCCTGGGATTTCCCGGGGAAACGACCGAGCATTTTCACTATCTTCTAACCTTCCTCGAGCGCGCACGGCTCGATCGCGTCGGATTCTTCACCTATTCACGCGAAGAAGGCACGGCTGCGTACGCTGCGAGCGCCCAAGCGCCCGAAAAGGTCAAGAAGGCGCGCCAAGCGGTCGCCCGCGAAGTACAGCGCTCGATATCAAATGCGGTCAACACAGCCCGCCGCGGCGAGCATTCGAGTGTGTTGATCGAAGGCAAGCGGCTCCTCGCGCCGTCCGCTTTGATCAGGCAAGCCCTGAACAGCCGCGTCGCATCGGTCGGCCGTTCGATGCGGGAAGCGCCGGAGGTTGACGGGCTCGTGTACGTCGCCGGCGAGCACGAAATCGGTCAATTCGTGGACGTCGAGCTGGCCGGGCACACGGATTTTGATCGATACGCGCACCCGCTGGGTACAAACTTAACAGAAGGAACGTGA
- a CDS encoding YajQ family cyclic di-GMP-binding protein, which yields MSEFSFDIVSRVEKQNLADAVDQVRREIATRFDFKNSKSSIDLGDMQITIVADDELKLKNVIDMLQSKCVKRGVSLKALSYGKPEAAAQGTIRQVITTQQGIAQERAKRLTEAIKEAKLKVTTRIQDEQLRVTAKSKDELQKAIDLVRKLDLDFPVQFVNYR from the coding sequence GTGAGTGAGTTCTCCTTCGACATCGTCTCGCGCGTAGAAAAACAGAATCTCGCCGACGCGGTCGACCAGGTGCGGCGCGAGATCGCCACGCGTTTCGATTTCAAGAACTCAAAGTCGTCGATCGACCTCGGCGACATGCAGATCACGATCGTCGCCGACGACGAGCTCAAGCTCAAGAACGTCATCGACATGCTGCAGAGCAAGTGCGTGAAGCGCGGGGTGTCGCTGAAAGCCCTGAGCTATGGCAAACCGGAGGCGGCGGCACAAGGGACGATCCGGCAGGTCATCACGACGCAGCAAGGCATAGCCCAAGAACGGGCAAAGCGCCTCACTGAGGCCATCAAAGAGGCCAAACTCAAGGTCACCACGCGCATCCAGGACGAACAGCTCAGGGTGACGGCCAAGTCCAAGGACGAACTGCAGAAGGCGATAGACCTGGTCAGGAAGCTGGACCTGGATTTTCCGGTCCAATTCGTGAACTACCGCTGA
- a CDS encoding RodZ domain-containing protein, with protein sequence MSGIGEQLAAAREKRGMTVVDAARRLNIRSSFIAAMEREDWAAVGEPVYARGFLKNYARLVGADLVSALFEFDASAQPQPVAPVEHTQTPLPLHEERAIVERIAQANATRHTWLLGSMTAMAAVLVFAVLYYTFIGPGPSSGQAQTAAVDKTQTAADKTVAGAATQSGSSQIFSNAAGSEQSVAPAPNKKGVVLRLQLTQDSWLAVTVDGKQVLYETLPAGTVRDFHANRAISLRAGNAGGVIATVDGQQLGTLGQKGQVEERVFAVKPAAPSGTGPRE encoded by the coding sequence GTGTCTGGGATAGGTGAGCAACTGGCCGCGGCGCGCGAAAAGCGCGGCATGACGGTCGTCGACGCTGCCCGCCGCTTGAACATCCGCTCGAGTTTCATCGCAGCGATGGAGCGCGAGGACTGGGCCGCCGTCGGCGAGCCCGTCTACGCGCGCGGTTTTTTGAAGAACTACGCCCGCCTGGTGGGGGCTGACCTCGTATCCGCGCTTTTTGAATTCGACGCGTCGGCGCAGCCGCAGCCGGTCGCGCCCGTCGAACATACGCAGACACCGCTTCCACTGCACGAAGAGCGCGCGATCGTCGAGCGGATCGCACAAGCGAACGCGACCAGACATACTTGGCTGTTAGGCTCGATGACCGCGATGGCCGCGGTGCTCGTCTTCGCAGTGCTGTACTACACGTTCATCGGACCCGGTCCGTCCAGCGGTCAAGCGCAGACCGCAGCGGTGGACAAGACGCAGACGGCGGCTGATAAGACGGTTGCGGGAGCGGCCACACAATCCGGTTCGAGTCAGATCTTCAGCAATGCTGCGGGCAGCGAACAAAGCGTCGCCCCTGCGCCGAACAAAAAAGGCGTCGTTCTGCGTCTGCAGCTGACCCAAGATAGCTGGCTGGCCGTGACCGTCGACGGCAAGCAGGTGCTCTACGAGACGCTCCCGGCCGGGACCGTGCGCGATTTCCACGCTAACCGCGCGATCTCACTGCGCGCCGGCAACGCGGGCGGCGTCATCGCGACCGTCGACGGTCAACAACTCGGTACGCTCGGCCAAAAGGGTCAGGTCGAGGAGCGCGTTTTCGCGGTCAAACCTGCGGCGCCGAGCGGAACCGGGCCGCGTGAGTGA
- a CDS encoding polysaccharide deacetylase family protein gives MIGTWRAVRLALMLCALLLAAYWGRRWVNHARYEMAPVVIPVSAEDGSLLRPTVSAYLRRLGRDVHDALVPPARRRYAVLTFDDGPYPVTTPALLAELHRLGVPADFFFIGRNAIEQPAIAARAAAAGMEIGNHTLSHPQMTSLVFAAQLEEIADGASTLRRITGREVRLFRPPHGNYDAATLEAAHAAGQTFALWDVEPGDWRPVTSTFVANFVVTHAKSPAVILLHDGTEPTIEALPRIVAAYRAAGYEFVTLSELMKRLPLDDINDPLNVTI, from the coding sequence ATGATCGGCACGTGGCGAGCGGTGCGCTTGGCGTTGATGCTGTGCGCGCTGCTGCTCGCCGCCTATTGGGGCAGGCGCTGGGTGAACCACGCGCGCTACGAGATGGCGCCGGTCGTGATTCCGGTGAGCGCGGAAGACGGCTCGCTGCTTCGGCCGACCGTATCGGCGTATCTGCGCCGCCTCGGACGCGATGTCCACGACGCGCTTGTTCCGCCGGCGCGCCGGCGCTACGCCGTGCTGACGTTCGACGACGGCCCGTACCCGGTGACCACCCCCGCGCTGCTCGCCGAGTTGCACAGGCTGGGAGTCCCCGCCGACTTTTTCTTCATCGGTCGCAACGCGATCGAACAACCCGCCATCGCTGCGCGCGCTGCGGCCGCCGGGATGGAGATCGGCAACCACACGCTTTCGCATCCTCAGATGACGTCGCTGGTCTTCGCCGCGCAGCTCGAAGAGATCGCCGATGGCGCGAGCACCTTGCGGCGCATCACCGGGCGCGAGGTGCGCCTATTCCGGCCGCCGCACGGCAACTACGATGCCGCGACGCTTGAGGCCGCGCACGCGGCCGGCCAAACGTTTGCGCTCTGGGACGTGGAGCCGGGCGATTGGCGGCCGGTGACCTCGACGTTCGTCGCGAATTTCGTCGTGACGCACGCTAAGTCGCCCGCGGTGATCCTGCTGCATGACGGGACCGAGCCGACGATCGAAGCATTGCCGCGCATCGTCGCAGCATACCGAGCCGCCGGCTACGAATTCGTCACGCTTTCGGAATTGATGAAGCGGCTGCCGCTGGACGACATCAACGACCCGCTCAACGTGACCATATGA
- the secA gene encoding preprotein translocase subunit SecA has product MSIFSTVKSWVDGNDREVARLRKGVARINALEPELQALSDEQLAGKTVEFRQRLDKGAPLDDLLSESFAVCREAARRTLNMRHFDVQLIGGMVLHEGKVAEMRTGEGKTLVATLSVYLNALTGQGVHLVTVNDYLAKRDAEWMGPVYRALGLSVGIIQHFMPPNERRAAYASDVTYVTNNEAGFDYLRDNMAPHVDYCVQRELHYAIVDEVDSILIDEARTPLIISGSPEAVLGPGYKDPSHLYENFARNIMPQLHRDEDYTVDEKQHAVPITEKGVAKVEKLLGVQNLYDPVNLELAHQLQAALKAKELFRKDEQYVVKDGEIIIVDEFTGRLMHGRRYSDGIHQAIEAKEGIKVKSEDQTLATITFQNYFRLYKKLAGMTGTAKTEEREFREIYGLDVIAIPTNVQVRRKDFDDMVYNREDGKFRAVINEIIEMNKAGRPVLVGTRSIEKSERLSAMLAKRGIEHNVLNAKYHEKEAEIIKDAGLRSKVTIATNMAGRGVDIKLGEGVPDLGGLHIIGTERHEARRIDNQLRGRSGRQGDLGSSRFYVGLDDELMRIFGGDRIRGIMERFKIDDDTPIEAGILTASIERAQKKVEAHHYETRKHVLEYDDVMNKQRSVIYAERRRVLEGHNLRPSLTEVIRGRVEQVVETNCSDSVHPHEWDREQILKELETSIRGLSKRVTADDLEKLSKPEMIERLTAEADAMYTEKEERFVERYKEQMDEKGLREGLRMLERGTMLQIIDRLWIDHLYTMDSLKQGIGLRGWGQKDPRVEYEREAFELFEDLKANIQEEFLNALCQGEDFHLMVQAPPQAPQQAPPTQDNGAPFETGGGNGAPGAQKTVPRDTNAARRFDQLRTNRDDAGGPAPVRKAEAKVGRNDPCPCGSGKKYKKCHGLTAV; this is encoded by the coding sequence GTGTCGATTTTCTCAACTGTCAAATCGTGGGTCGACGGCAACGACCGCGAAGTCGCGCGCCTGCGCAAAGGCGTGGCGCGGATCAACGCGCTCGAACCCGAGCTTCAAGCGCTCTCCGACGAGCAGTTGGCCGGCAAGACCGTCGAGTTCCGGCAACGCCTCGACAAGGGCGCGCCGCTCGACGATCTGCTGAGCGAATCGTTCGCGGTCTGCCGCGAAGCCGCGCGCCGCACCTTGAACATGCGGCACTTCGACGTCCAGCTCATCGGCGGCATGGTGCTGCACGAAGGTAAGGTCGCCGAGATGCGCACCGGCGAAGGCAAGACGCTGGTCGCGACGCTGTCCGTGTACCTCAACGCCTTGACCGGACAAGGCGTGCACTTGGTCACGGTCAACGACTACCTGGCCAAGCGCGACGCTGAATGGATGGGCCCGGTCTATCGCGCTCTCGGGTTGTCGGTCGGCATCATCCAGCACTTCATGCCCCCCAACGAGCGGCGCGCCGCGTATGCAAGCGACGTCACCTATGTCACCAACAACGAAGCCGGTTTCGACTATCTGCGCGACAACATGGCGCCGCACGTCGATTATTGCGTGCAGCGCGAGCTGCATTACGCCATCGTCGACGAGGTCGATTCGATCCTCATCGACGAGGCGCGCACGCCACTCATCATCAGCGGTTCGCCGGAAGCCGTGCTCGGGCCGGGGTATAAAGACCCGTCGCACCTATATGAGAATTTCGCGCGCAACATCATGCCGCAGTTGCACCGCGACGAGGACTATACCGTCGACGAGAAGCAGCACGCGGTGCCCATCACCGAGAAGGGCGTGGCCAAGGTCGAAAAACTGCTCGGCGTGCAGAACCTGTACGATCCGGTGAACCTCGAGCTCGCGCACCAGTTGCAGGCCGCGCTCAAGGCCAAAGAGCTCTTCCGCAAGGACGAGCAGTACGTTGTCAAAGACGGCGAGATCATCATCGTCGACGAGTTCACCGGCCGCCTCATGCACGGCCGGCGTTACTCCGACGGCATCCACCAGGCGATCGAGGCCAAGGAAGGCATCAAGGTCAAGAGCGAGGATCAGACCCTCGCGACGATCACCTTCCAGAACTACTTCCGCCTGTACAAGAAGCTCGCCGGCATGACCGGTACCGCCAAGACCGAGGAACGCGAGTTCCGCGAGATCTACGGGTTGGACGTCATCGCGATCCCGACCAACGTGCAGGTCCGGCGCAAAGACTTCGACGACATGGTCTACAACCGGGAAGATGGCAAGTTCCGCGCAGTGATCAACGAGATCATCGAGATGAACAAGGCCGGCCGGCCGGTGCTGGTCGGCACGCGTTCGATCGAGAAGTCCGAGCGGCTCTCCGCGATGCTGGCCAAGCGCGGCATCGAGCACAACGTGCTCAACGCGAAATATCACGAAAAAGAAGCCGAGATCATCAAAGATGCCGGCCTGCGCAGCAAGGTGACCATCGCCACGAACATGGCCGGCCGCGGCGTCGATATCAAGCTCGGCGAAGGAGTGCCCGATCTCGGCGGCCTCCACATCATCGGCACGGAGCGGCACGAAGCGCGGCGCATCGACAATCAGCTGCGCGGGCGGTCCGGGCGCCAAGGCGACTTGGGGTCCTCGCGCTTCTATGTCGGCCTCGATGACGAGTTGATGCGCATCTTCGGCGGCGATCGCATCCGCGGCATCATGGAGCGCTTCAAGATCGACGACGACACGCCCATCGAAGCGGGCATCCTCACCGCCAGCATCGAGCGCGCGCAGAAGAAAGTCGAAGCGCATCACTACGAGACCCGCAAGCACGTGCTCGAATACGACGACGTCATGAACAAGCAGCGCTCGGTGATCTACGCCGAGCGCCGGCGCGTGTTGGAAGGCCACAACCTGCGGCCCTCCCTCACCGAAGTCATCCGCGGGCGAGTCGAACAGGTGGTGGAGACCAACTGCTCCGACAGCGTGCACCCACACGAGTGGGATCGCGAGCAGATCCTCAAAGAGCTGGAGACATCGATCCGCGGGTTGAGCAAGCGCGTTACCGCTGACGACCTCGAAAAGCTATCGAAGCCCGAGATGATCGAACGTCTGACGGCCGAAGCCGACGCGATGTACACGGAAAAAGAAGAGCGCTTCGTGGAGCGCTACAAGGAGCAGATGGACGAGAAAGGGCTGCGCGAGGGGTTGCGCATGCTCGAACGCGGCACGATGCTGCAGATCATCGACCGGCTCTGGATCGATCACCTGTACACGATGGACAGCCTCAAACAAGGCATCGGCCTGCGGGGTTGGGGCCAGAAGGATCCGCGCGTCGAGTACGAACGCGAGGCGTTCGAGCTCTTCGAGGACCTGAAGGCGAACATCCAGGAAGAGTTCTTGAACGCGCTGTGCCAAGGCGAAGATTTCCATTTGATGGTCCAGGCGCCGCCGCAAGCACCGCAGCAAGCGCCGCCCACTCAGGACAACGGCGCGCCGTTCGAAACCGGAGGCGGCAACGGCGCGCCGGGAGCGCAAAAAACCGTGCCGCGCGACACCAACGCCGCGCGTCGCTTCGATCAGCTGCGCACCAATCGCGACGATGCCGGCGGGCCTGCCCCGGTCCGCAAGGCCGAAGCGAAGGTCGGCCGCAACGACCCGTGTCCGTGCGGTTCGGGCAAGAAGTACAAGAAGTGCCACGGCCTGACGGCCGTCTAA
- a CDS encoding LCP family protein, whose protein sequence is MTTLPDEPSEQPQPKPRLTRRSVAPAPAPAPKRSHFGLLATILIVLFVVGASATAYVYYKGGVRNALASLDILSPDLTQVFGRQKLRVLVMGLDENWTTSDEMYTSATRSDTMLATNIDLTSKQIAIISIPRDTWVHIPKSGYGKINEAIADAGPWRAIKTVEDELAFPHFDYYIVLKIDATKNIVDAIGGLDVNVEKSMDYDDDWGQLHIHLKKGLQHLNGEQAVGYIRFRHDPEGDFGRMRRQRQVIGDLVKRIKDPSIVSTLPSLIALVRDNIRTNMPYDKMFYLALGMRGVTPQMVHTSQLPVVEGWTAGESVLFMDPVAAAPVVRKYMVVGFSGAFDPSTVHVKVHNGSGQRGAATSMADYLREMGFDVVETANADTFGTKKTTVTGPDQKIAGEVAKRLPMPNVAVAIGPVDGGDVEIVVGRDYNAP, encoded by the coding sequence GTGACCACGTTGCCGGACGAACCCTCAGAACAACCGCAACCGAAGCCGCGCTTGACGCGCCGCTCGGTCGCGCCTGCGCCTGCGCCTGCGCCGAAGCGCTCCCACTTCGGTCTGCTCGCGACTATTCTGATCGTGCTGTTCGTCGTCGGCGCGTCGGCAACGGCGTACGTCTACTATAAGGGCGGGGTGCGCAATGCGCTGGCGTCGCTTGACATTCTCTCGCCAGACCTGACGCAGGTCTTCGGGCGGCAGAAGCTGCGCGTGCTCGTCATGGGACTGGACGAGAACTGGACGACCAGCGATGAGATGTACACCAGCGCCACGCGCTCGGACACCATGCTCGCCACGAACATCGATCTGACGAGCAAGCAGATCGCGATCATCTCGATCCCGCGCGACACGTGGGTCCACATCCCGAAATCAGGCTACGGCAAGATCAACGAGGCGATCGCCGACGCCGGTCCGTGGCGAGCGATAAAAACCGTCGAAGACGAGTTGGCCTTCCCCCACTTCGACTACTACATCGTCCTGAAGATCGACGCCACGAAGAACATCGTGGATGCTATCGGCGGGCTCGACGTCAACGTCGAGAAAAGCATGGACTACGATGACGATTGGGGGCAGCTGCACATCCATTTGAAGAAGGGACTGCAGCACCTCAACGGCGAGCAGGCCGTCGGCTACATCCGCTTCCGGCACGATCCGGAAGGCGATTTCGGACGCATGCGCCGGCAGCGCCAAGTCATCGGCGACTTGGTGAAGCGCATCAAGGATCCATCGATCGTGAGCACGCTGCCTTCGCTGATCGCGTTGGTGCGCGACAACATCCGCACCAACATGCCGTACGACAAGATGTTCTATCTCGCGCTCGGCATGCGCGGCGTCACGCCGCAAATGGTGCACACCTCGCAACTTCCCGTGGTCGAGGGTTGGACCGCAGGTGAGTCGGTGCTGTTCATGGATCCCGTGGCCGCCGCTCCCGTCGTGCGCAAGTACATGGTCGTCGGCTTTTCCGGCGCGTTCGATCCCTCGACGGTCCACGTGAAAGTGCACAACGGCTCCGGCCAGCGCGGAGCGGCCACGTCGATGGCGGATTACCTGCGTGAAATGGGCTTTGACGTCGTCGAGACCGCCAACGCCGATACGTTCGGCACGAAAAAGACGACCGTCACGGGCCCGGACCAGAAGATCGCCGGCGAGGTGGCCAAGCGGCTGCCCATGCCCAATGTCGCCGTCGCGATCGGACCGGTCGATGGCGGCGACGTCGAAATCGTCGTAGGCCGCGACTATAACGCCCCGTAG
- the raiA gene encoding ribosome-associated translation inhibitor RaiA, whose protein sequence is MNIYIKGRNLRVTEALRKHVEEQVGRLERHYDRILDAHVTLRAERAQRIVDVTLSLPHHLIKAEERSASIDASIDLVRDRLEKQLKKYKTRLIGRRHKLNGKSLGAATQAGRRNGTARIARTKRMRVKSMSPSEAALQMELLGHDFFVFLNADTDEINVLYRRKTGDLGLIEPVL, encoded by the coding sequence ATGAACATCTATATTAAAGGAAGGAACCTGCGCGTCACCGAGGCGCTGCGCAAGCACGTCGAGGAACAAGTCGGCAGGCTGGAGCGCCATTACGACCGCATCCTGGACGCGCACGTGACCCTGCGCGCCGAGCGAGCCCAACGCATCGTGGACGTCACCCTTTCCTTGCCGCATCATCTCATCAAGGCGGAAGAGCGCTCGGCGAGCATCGATGCTTCCATCGACCTCGTGCGCGATCGCCTCGAAAAACAGCTGAAGAAGTACAAGACGCGCCTGATCGGGCGCCGCCACAAGCTGAACGGCAAGAGCCTCGGGGCGGCCACGCAGGCGGGGCGCCGAAACGGAACGGCCCGCATCGCGCGCACGAAACGCATGCGGGTGAAGTCGATGTCGCCTTCCGAGGCCGCCCTTCAGATGGAGCTGCTCGGCCACGACTTCTTCGTCTTCCTCAATGCCGACACGGACGAGATCAACGTGCTGTACCGGCGCAAGACCGGCGACTTAGGCCTGATCGAGCCGGTCCTCTAG
- the mnmA gene encoding tRNA 2-thiouridine(34) synthase MnmA, with product MTEITSALAQGELALAAMSGGVDSAVATALAVGAGERAVGLTMRLWSPGEGELSEKVRQCCGPTAFEDARRAAALLGIPHYVVNFEAGFARAVVDYFCNEYLAGRTPNPCVACNNLVKFGALLEFARALGARRFITGHYARIEQREDGPHLLRAADRSKDQSYMLAGLRREQLAGVIAPLGAYTKEATRAAARRFDIDIAEKPDSMDLCFVDGDYRGFIARRFPEGLAPGPIVTLDGDVVGRHDGLLNYTVGQRKGLSLSGEGDGPWYVVRTERSRNAVIVGRRDDLCRDLIECSAANLLQPAAFVRGEAAGVAMCRYRSKPIPASASIVGDGRLVVRLSEPASIVSPGQLLVLYDVSGEEVLASGIIEP from the coding sequence ATGACGGAAATCACTTCAGCTTTGGCCCAAGGCGAGCTTGCGCTCGCCGCCATGAGCGGCGGCGTGGATAGCGCCGTCGCGACGGCGCTTGCGGTCGGCGCTGGGGAGCGGGCGGTGGGGCTGACCATGCGGCTGTGGAGCCCCGGCGAGGGCGAGCTTTCGGAAAAGGTCCGGCAGTGCTGCGGACCGACGGCGTTTGAGGATGCTCGCCGGGCGGCGGCCCTACTCGGGATCCCCCACTACGTGGTCAACTTCGAGGCCGGCTTCGCCCGGGCGGTCGTCGATTATTTCTGCAACGAATACCTGGCCGGACGGACCCCAAACCCGTGCGTGGCCTGCAACAACTTGGTGAAGTTCGGCGCCCTGCTCGAGTTCGCGCGGGCGCTCGGCGCGCGAAGGTTCATCACCGGGCACTACGCGCGCATCGAGCAGCGTGAGGATGGACCTCACCTCTTGCGCGCTGCCGACCGGTCAAAGGATCAATCCTACATGCTCGCCGGCTTGCGCCGCGAGCAGCTCGCGGGCGTGATCGCGCCGCTCGGCGCGTATACAAAGGAAGCGACGCGCGCAGCAGCGCGGCGTTTTGACATCGACATCGCGGAAAAGCCTGATTCGATGGACTTGTGTTTCGTCGACGGAGACTACCGCGGTTTCATCGCTCGACGTTTTCCTGAAGGCCTGGCGCCCGGCCCGATCGTGACGCTCGACGGCGACGTGGTCGGCCGCCACGACGGGTTGCTGAACTACACCGTGGGGCAGCGCAAAGGTTTGTCGCTGTCCGGTGAGGGCGACGGCCCGTGGTATGTCGTGCGCACCGAGCGTTCGCGCAACGCCGTGATCGTCGGCCGGCGCGATGACTTATGCCGCGACCTCATCGAATGCTCCGCCGCCAACCTGCTGCAGCCGGCCGCGTTTGTGCGCGGCGAGGCGGCTGGTGTGGCGATGTGCCGTTATCGGAGCAAGCCGATTCCGGCGAGCGCATCCATCGTCGGCGATGGGCGCCTGGTCGTGCGGCTGTCGGAACCGGCGAGCATCGTGTCTCCCGGCCAACTGCTCGTGCTGTACGACGTCTCGGGCGAAGAAGTGCTCGCGTCGGGCATCATCGAGCCATGA